In Prescottella soli, a genomic segment contains:
- a CDS encoding glycosyltransferase family 39 protein, which yields MSVTMDRPVEAAQPAAAPKRNAEYWALAALLVGTAVAYLWNLSASGWANSFYSAAVQAGSVSWKAFFFGSSDAANSITVDKPPASLWVMALSVRVFGLNSWSILVPQVLIGVASVALLWATVRRYFGAAAGLLAGLVLALTPVAVLMFRFNNPDALLVLLMIAAVWATLRGVEDGRTRWLVLTGAFVGLGFLTKQLQVMLVVPPLALTYLIAGPPKLGKRILQLFAALGALVVSAGWWLLTVELWPADSRPWIGGSQNNSILELTLGYNGFGRLSGNERGSVVPGGGGARGGFAAADAMPGGAPGGFPGGDGMPGGGGPGGGMWGSTGITRLFEPAQGGQIAWLLPTALILLVAGIVLCGRAARSDVRRASFIAFGSWLLVTGLVFSFMAGIFHSYYTVALAPAVAAVVGAGAVTLWRRRELLWVRIVAAVTIVVTATTAWMLLGRSPDFVPWLRWAVIVVGALAAVAMLVPAVLRARAAVVVIVATLFTALAGPVAYATDTIGTGHAGSIPSAGPGVQGGMGHGGPGGMRGMWEQQDGMPMPGNGAGMPGNPGTADGTRGQGDRANGGAGTFEMQGGPGGMPGGFGGSGGLLSASTPGDELTALLRSHADDFTWVAAAIGSNTASGYQLATERPVMPIGGFNGSDPSPTLEQFQQYVADGKIHYFIAGGMGGGRGGGQGAASQISEWVQANFTSSTVEGVTIYDLTAER from the coding sequence GTGAGCGTCACCATGGATCGCCCGGTGGAGGCGGCGCAGCCGGCTGCCGCCCCGAAACGGAATGCCGAGTACTGGGCGCTGGCGGCGCTGCTCGTCGGAACCGCCGTCGCGTACCTGTGGAACTTGAGTGCCTCGGGGTGGGCCAACTCGTTCTACTCGGCCGCTGTCCAGGCGGGCTCGGTGTCGTGGAAGGCGTTCTTCTTCGGCTCGTCGGACGCGGCCAACTCGATCACCGTGGACAAGCCGCCGGCATCGCTGTGGGTGATGGCGCTGTCGGTGCGGGTGTTCGGGCTCAATTCGTGGAGCATCCTGGTGCCGCAGGTGCTGATCGGCGTGGCGTCCGTCGCGTTGTTGTGGGCGACCGTGCGCCGGTACTTCGGTGCCGCCGCCGGACTCCTCGCGGGCCTGGTCCTGGCGTTGACACCGGTCGCGGTGCTGATGTTCCGGTTCAACAATCCGGACGCACTGCTGGTGTTGTTGATGATCGCTGCGGTGTGGGCGACGTTGCGCGGCGTCGAGGACGGCCGCACGCGGTGGCTGGTGCTGACCGGCGCCTTCGTCGGGCTCGGATTCCTCACCAAGCAGCTCCAGGTGATGCTGGTGGTGCCGCCGCTGGCGCTGACCTATCTGATCGCCGGCCCACCGAAGCTCGGCAAGCGGATCCTGCAACTGTTCGCTGCCCTGGGCGCGCTGGTCGTCTCCGCCGGATGGTGGCTGCTCACGGTCGAGCTGTGGCCGGCGGACTCGCGGCCGTGGATCGGTGGATCGCAGAACAATTCGATCCTCGAACTGACGCTGGGCTACAACGGTTTCGGGCGATTGAGTGGCAACGAGCGCGGCAGCGTCGTGCCGGGTGGCGGAGGCGCACGCGGCGGGTTCGCCGCTGCCGACGCGATGCCCGGCGGCGCGCCGGGCGGCTTCCCCGGTGGCGACGGGATGCCCGGTGGCGGCGGTCCCGGCGGCGGCATGTGGGGGAGCACCGGCATCACGCGGCTGTTCGAGCCCGCGCAGGGCGGTCAGATCGCGTGGCTGCTGCCGACGGCGCTGATCCTGCTGGTCGCGGGAATCGTGCTGTGCGGGCGCGCCGCTCGGTCCGACGTCCGCCGCGCCTCGTTCATCGCGTTCGGGTCGTGGCTGCTCGTCACCGGTCTGGTGTTCAGCTTCATGGCCGGCATCTTCCACTCGTACTACACGGTGGCGTTGGCGCCCGCGGTCGCGGCGGTCGTCGGTGCCGGCGCGGTGACGCTGTGGCGCCGTCGCGAGCTGTTGTGGGTCCGGATCGTCGCCGCCGTGACGATCGTGGTGACCGCGACGACCGCGTGGATGCTGTTGGGCCGCAGCCCCGATTTCGTGCCGTGGTTGCGGTGGGCGGTGATCGTCGTGGGCGCCCTGGCTGCGGTCGCGATGTTGGTGCCGGCCGTCCTGCGGGCACGCGCCGCCGTCGTCGTGATCGTGGCGACGCTCTTCACCGCGTTGGCCGGACCGGTGGCGTACGCGACCGACACGATCGGTACCGGACACGCGGGGTCCATCCCGTCGGCCGGACCGGGCGTCCAGGGCGGCATGGGTCACGGTGGGCCCGGCGGCATGCGGGGTATGTGGGAGCAGCAGGACGGGATGCCGATGCCGGGCAACGGTGCCGGGATGCCCGGCAACCCCGGGACGGCCGACGGCACGCGCGGACAGGGCGACCGTGCAAACGGCGGAGCCGGCACGTTCGAGATGCAGGGTGGGCCCGGTGGAATGCCGGGTGGCTTCGGGGGCAGCGGTGGCCTGCTGTCGGCCAGCACCCCGGGTGACGAGCTGACGGCGCTGCTGCGCAGCCACGCGGACGACTTCACCTGGGTGGCCGCGGCGATCGGCTCCAACACCGCGTCGGGCTACCAGCTCGCGACCGAGCGTCCCGTGATGCCGATCGGCGGGTTCAACGGCAGCGACCCGTCACCCACGCTCGAGCAGTTCCAGCAGTACGTGGCCGACGGAAAGATCCACTACTTCATCGCGGGCGGCATGGGTGGCGGCCGCGGAGGCGGCCAGGGCGCCGCGTCGCAGATCTCAGAGTGGGTCCAGGCCAACTTCACGTCTTCCACGGTCGAGGGGGTCACGATCTACGACCTGACGGCGGAACGGTGA
- a CDS encoding glycosyltransferase, whose protein sequence is MTTEPQSSVDLQRPEAMTIAPALDIVVPVYNEQSALEGCVRRLRTYLSAEVPYTARVTIADNASTDDTLGIARALADEFDDVRVLHLDEKGRGRALRAAWGRSDAQVLVYMDVDLSTGLEALMPLVAPLLSGHSDVAIGSRLARSSRVVRGPKREFISRSYNLILRGTLHAHFSDAQCGFKAVRADVARALLPLVEDGGWFFDTELLVLAERAGMRIHEVPVDWVDDPDSRVDIVATALADLQGVARVGRALATGALPLASLRESLGRGALAPGSSPAMLGQLVRFAVVGVASTVAYALLYLAIQGPLGAQWANAVALLITAVANTAANRAFTFGVRGRHDAGRHQLQGLIVFGFGLAVTSGSLAALHRFAPGASPHLELAVLVIANLVATLTRFIGLRWVFRHGATEGVTR, encoded by the coding sequence ATGACGACCGAACCTCAGTCCTCGGTTGACCTGCAGCGGCCCGAGGCGATGACCATTGCCCCCGCCCTCGACATCGTCGTACCCGTGTACAACGAGCAGTCGGCGCTCGAGGGATGCGTGCGCCGGCTGCGGACCTACCTGTCCGCCGAGGTGCCCTACACCGCCCGGGTCACGATCGCGGACAACGCCAGCACCGACGACACCCTCGGCATCGCGCGGGCCCTCGCCGACGAGTTCGACGACGTCCGCGTTCTGCACCTCGACGAGAAGGGGCGGGGACGGGCGCTGCGGGCGGCGTGGGGGCGGTCCGACGCCCAGGTCCTGGTCTACATGGACGTCGACCTGTCCACCGGGCTCGAAGCGCTGATGCCGCTGGTCGCACCGCTGCTGTCGGGGCACTCGGACGTCGCAATCGGCTCCCGACTGGCCCGTTCCTCGCGGGTCGTGCGCGGCCCCAAGAGGGAGTTCATCTCTCGCAGTTACAACCTGATCCTGCGCGGCACACTGCACGCGCACTTCTCGGACGCCCAGTGCGGATTCAAGGCGGTGCGCGCCGACGTGGCGCGGGCGCTGCTGCCCCTGGTCGAGGACGGCGGCTGGTTCTTCGACACCGAACTGCTGGTGCTCGCCGAACGTGCCGGGATGCGCATCCACGAGGTGCCCGTCGACTGGGTCGACGACCCCGACAGTCGGGTGGACATCGTCGCGACCGCTCTCGCCGACCTCCAGGGCGTGGCGCGAGTGGGCCGCGCGCTGGCGACGGGTGCGCTACCGCTCGCGTCGCTGCGGGAGAGCCTCGGTCGGGGTGCCCTGGCCCCCGGATCGTCCCCCGCGATGCTCGGGCAGCTCGTGCGGTTCGCCGTCGTCGGGGTTGCCAGCACGGTCGCGTACGCATTGCTCTACCTCGCGATCCAGGGCCCACTCGGCGCGCAGTGGGCCAATGCCGTCGCACTCCTGATCACGGCGGTCGCGAACACCGCGGCCAACCGGGCGTTCACCTTCGGCGTCCGCGGACGTCATGACGCGGGCCGGCACCAGTTGCAGGGCCTGATCGTCTTCGGATTCGGGCTGGCTGTCACGAGCGGATCGCTCGCGGCGCTGCACCGGTTCGCACCCGGTGCATCCCCGCATCTCGAGCTCGCGGTTCTGGTGATTGCGAATCTCGTTGCCACACTTACACGTTTCATCGGCCTGCGCTGGGTGTTCCGGCACGGAGCCACGGAAGGAGTCACGCGGTGA
- a CDS encoding YdcF family protein has translation MSVFPSPRRILFSAVLAAAAVGLAIPGQAGAESSLDIVDALSPTTLVNGALSVVGGCQSPDRDQILNCTRQETLTTQVPVMLAFTPFTTNIVVLGAGLYPDGTMRPVLVSRLQAALQLAQRFPVSPIIVTGGVPQSGVTEAQAMRQWLVANGIPPIRITEENTSRSTVENARNTNDILAQRGASGAVVVTSPDHLQRAMVDFRVAVAGRIPIAGVVAPY, from the coding sequence ATGTCCGTGTTCCCGTCACCCCGACGGATCCTCTTTTCGGCCGTCCTTGCCGCCGCCGCAGTCGGATTGGCGATTCCCGGCCAGGCCGGCGCCGAATCCTCGCTCGACATCGTCGATGCACTGTCGCCGACCACCCTGGTCAACGGCGCGCTGTCCGTGGTCGGCGGATGCCAGAGTCCGGATCGGGACCAGATCCTGAACTGCACCCGGCAGGAGACGCTCACCACGCAGGTTCCGGTGATGCTGGCCTTCACCCCGTTCACCACCAACATCGTGGTGCTCGGTGCCGGCCTGTACCCGGACGGGACGATGCGGCCGGTGCTCGTGTCGCGGCTGCAGGCGGCTCTCCAACTGGCGCAGCGGTTTCCGGTCTCCCCGATCATCGTGACCGGCGGTGTGCCCCAGTCCGGTGTCACCGAGGCGCAGGCGATGCGGCAGTGGCTCGTCGCCAACGGAATCCCGCCGATCCGGATCACCGAGGAGAACACGTCGCGGTCGACGGTCGAGAACGCCCGGAACACGAACGACATCCTCGCGCAGCGCGGTGCCAGCGGCGCCGTCGTCGTGACCAGCCCCGACCACCTGCAGCGAGCGATGGTCGACTTCCGCGTCGCCGTCGCCGGCCGCATCCCGATCGCGGGCGTCGTCGCGCCGTACTGA
- a CDS encoding HIT family protein: MPSVFSAIIAGDLPGRFVWEDEDVVAFLTIAPVTQGHTLVVPRKEVDQWQDVDDELFDKCTTVSREIAKAVRKAFDAPRAGFLIAGLEVPHLHMHVFPAYTMGNFDISGADPNPSAESLDEAAVKIKAALRELGNGEFVPA; the protein is encoded by the coding sequence ATGCCTTCAGTGTTCAGCGCCATCATCGCCGGAGACCTGCCCGGACGTTTCGTGTGGGAGGACGAGGACGTCGTCGCGTTCCTCACCATCGCCCCCGTGACCCAGGGTCACACGCTCGTCGTCCCCCGCAAGGAGGTCGACCAGTGGCAGGACGTCGACGATGAACTGTTCGACAAGTGCACCACCGTCTCGCGCGAAATCGCCAAGGCCGTCCGCAAGGCATTCGATGCGCCCCGCGCCGGCTTCCTGATCGCCGGCCTCGAGGTGCCGCACCTGCACATGCACGTGTTCCCCGCGTACACCATGGGCAACTTCGACATCAGCGGCGCCGACCCGAACCCCTCGGCCGAGTCCCTGGACGAGGCCGCGGTCAAGATCAAGGCGGCGCTGCGCGAACTCGGCAACGGCGAGTTCGTTCCCGCCTGA
- a CDS encoding sensor histidine kinase, which translates to MRRLRALPLRITLVTALLLLAAAGLLASGIAVTSAMERSLLDRTDRQLFDAAHGWAKPRDPRVGPPLAEPGPNRPPSPFFVRTTAPDGSVRMEVNDESTNATPVLVDDPGPVTVGSAGGGGIRWREMSVISPAGTTTVAMKLTDIDETVDRLVVLQVGIGAVVLVVLGFGAHFVVRRSLRPLREVEETAAGIAAGDLHRRVPERDDRTEVGRLSSALNGMLAQIQSAFAATAASEESARRSEERMRRFVADASHELRTPLATIRGFAELYRQGASTDTEMVMSRIEDQATRMGLLVEDLLMLARMDAQRPFERHPVDLLTVAADAVHDARAIAPQRRITLEFLPDSGPAEVLGDNARLRQVVGNLIGNALEHTPSAASVTVRVGTGGEDAVLEVADTGPGLNEADATRVFERFYRADESRTRASGGSGLGLSIVAAIVAAHGGTVAVDSAPGKGATFRVRLPRG; encoded by the coding sequence ATGAGGCGCCTGCGCGCACTGCCGTTGCGGATCACGCTCGTCACCGCGCTCCTCCTGCTGGCCGCGGCCGGTCTGCTGGCGTCCGGTATCGCGGTGACCTCGGCGATGGAGCGCTCGCTGCTGGACCGGACGGATCGGCAACTGTTCGACGCCGCCCACGGGTGGGCGAAGCCGCGGGATCCGCGGGTGGGACCGCCGCTGGCCGAGCCCGGGCCGAACCGTCCCCCCAGCCCGTTCTTCGTCCGGACCACCGCCCCCGACGGCTCGGTCCGGATGGAAGTGAACGACGAAAGCACCAATGCCACACCGGTACTGGTAGACGATCCGGGTCCGGTCACGGTGGGTTCGGCCGGTGGTGGTGGCATCCGATGGCGCGAGATGTCGGTGATCAGCCCGGCGGGCACGACGACGGTGGCGATGAAACTCACCGATATCGACGAGACTGTGGACCGCCTCGTCGTGCTGCAGGTCGGGATCGGCGCGGTGGTCCTCGTGGTCCTCGGATTCGGGGCCCATTTCGTGGTGCGCCGCAGCCTGCGGCCACTGCGCGAGGTCGAGGAGACCGCGGCCGGGATCGCGGCCGGCGATCTGCACCGGCGAGTGCCCGAACGGGATGATCGGACCGAGGTGGGCAGGTTGTCGTCGGCGCTGAACGGCATGCTCGCACAGATCCAGTCGGCGTTCGCCGCCACGGCCGCGTCGGAGGAATCGGCGCGCCGGTCGGAGGAACGGATGCGTCGGTTCGTCGCCGACGCCAGCCACGAACTCCGCACCCCGCTGGCGACGATCCGCGGCTTCGCCGAACTCTATCGGCAAGGCGCGTCGACGGACACCGAGATGGTGATGAGCCGCATCGAGGACCAGGCCACCCGCATGGGTCTGCTGGTCGAGGACCTGCTGATGCTCGCTCGCATGGACGCCCAGCGTCCCTTCGAGCGGCACCCGGTGGACCTGCTCACGGTGGCCGCCGATGCCGTTCACGACGCGCGGGCCATCGCGCCGCAGCGTCGAATCACGTTGGAGTTCCTGCCCGATTCGGGTCCCGCGGAAGTACTGGGCGACAACGCCCGGCTGCGTCAGGTGGTCGGCAACCTGATCGGGAACGCGCTCGAACACACCCCTTCTGCTGCATCGGTGACGGTGCGGGTGGGGACAGGGGGCGAGGACGCGGTGCTCGAGGTGGCCGATACCGGACCGGGGCTGAACGAGGCGGATGCGACGCGGGTGTTCGAACGGTTCTATCGCGCCGACGAATCCCGGACCCGGGCGAGCGGCGGCAGCGGACTGGGCCTCTCGATCGTCGCGGCGATCGTGGCGGCGCACGGTGGCACCGTGGCCGTCGACAGCGCACCCGGTAAGGGGGCAACCTTCCGGGTGCGACTGCCGCGGGGGTGA
- a CDS encoding response regulator transcription factor gives MNETPQARVLIVDDEPTLVELLSVSLRFQGFEVATATNGAEGLDRARTFRPDALILDVMMPGMDGFGMLRRLRADGVDAPVLFLTARDALEDKVTGLTIGADDYVTKPFSLEEVVARLRVILRRAGHGDPDKQSSRVSFADIELDDDTREVWKAGQLVPLSPTEFTLLRYFMVNAGTVLSKPRILDHVWNYDFGGEVGVVESYVSYLRRKIDTTEPRLIHTLRGVGYVMREPR, from the coding sequence GTGAACGAAACGCCGCAGGCCCGGGTGCTGATCGTCGACGACGAGCCGACACTCGTCGAACTGCTGTCGGTCAGCCTCCGCTTCCAGGGCTTCGAGGTGGCGACCGCGACGAACGGCGCCGAGGGGCTCGACCGGGCGCGGACGTTCCGGCCGGATGCCCTCATCCTCGACGTCATGATGCCCGGTATGGACGGCTTCGGAATGTTGCGGCGTCTGCGCGCCGACGGCGTCGATGCCCCGGTCCTGTTCCTCACGGCACGGGATGCCTTGGAGGACAAGGTGACCGGACTGACGATCGGGGCCGACGACTACGTCACCAAACCCTTCAGTCTCGAAGAGGTGGTCGCGCGGCTGCGGGTGATCCTGCGCCGGGCCGGTCACGGTGACCCGGACAAGCAGTCGTCCCGAGTCAGCTTCGCGGACATCGAACTGGACGACGACACCCGTGAGGTGTGGAAGGCGGGCCAGCTGGTGCCGTTGTCGCCCACCGAGTTCACGCTGTTGCGGTATTTCATGGTGAACGCCGGCACCGTGCTGAGCAAGCCGCGGATCCTCGATCACGTGTGGAACTACGACTTCGGCGGCGAGGTCGGTGTGGTCGAGTCGTACGTCTCGTACCTGCGACGCAAGATCGACACCACCGAGCCGCGCCTGATCCACACGTTGCGGGGTGTGGGCTACGTGATGCGTGAACCCCGGTAG
- a CDS encoding NAD(P)/FAD-dependent oxidoreductase — MQGEGYFDVIVVGAGPIGAATARHLSERGASVLVVGPDEPSGFADHDGVWAGYYDQGRLAHVLEVPLMTSMLTMRSIRRFPDLQRRTGVEFAMSRHSLTVMPDGSEGGEVADWFDRAVLAGNAADLNVAVQQLSDEELRREYPELRFAPGHIGIVQRDAFIVNPRALVRAELAAAVSRGAVLIRDVVDSVERSRRGVRVTSRSGETWRAGKVVVATGAATNVGGLLPRPLDMRTYGATVVLVEVSDPAEFDIPAMMYMKTSGDQVVYGGIIMSPLQYPDGRWYLKCSGRSLLDNPLDSAEAITRWVRTGGRHEDIRESLDLLTELLPGKALGPAHTRPCMVCETPTALPYIDRVDEHTIVAIEGERGAMAADEIGRLAAGLAIDGVWTDGIPHAAFQARWAESEVSPPLRSVATA, encoded by the coding sequence ATGCAGGGTGAAGGCTATTTCGACGTCATCGTCGTCGGGGCGGGACCCATCGGCGCGGCCACCGCACGGCATCTGAGTGAGCGCGGCGCGTCGGTGCTCGTCGTGGGACCGGACGAGCCGTCGGGGTTCGCGGACCACGACGGAGTGTGGGCCGGGTACTACGACCAGGGGCGGCTGGCGCACGTCCTCGAGGTCCCGCTGATGACGTCGATGCTGACGATGAGGTCGATCCGTCGATTCCCTGACCTGCAGAGACGCACCGGAGTGGAGTTCGCCATGTCGCGGCACTCGCTCACGGTCATGCCCGACGGCTCGGAGGGCGGCGAGGTCGCCGACTGGTTCGACCGGGCGGTGCTCGCCGGGAACGCGGCCGACCTCAACGTCGCGGTGCAGCAATTGAGCGACGAGGAACTGCGGCGGGAGTATCCCGAGCTGCGGTTCGCTCCCGGTCACATCGGCATAGTGCAACGGGACGCCTTCATCGTGAATCCGCGCGCGCTGGTGCGAGCGGAACTGGCCGCGGCCGTCTCGCGCGGCGCAGTGTTGATCCGTGACGTGGTCGACAGTGTGGAGCGCTCTCGTCGAGGGGTGAGAGTCACCTCCCGCTCGGGTGAAACATGGCGTGCCGGAAAGGTTGTCGTCGCGACGGGCGCCGCGACCAACGTCGGCGGACTCCTCCCGCGGCCGCTGGACATGCGCACTTACGGCGCGACGGTGGTCCTCGTCGAGGTGTCCGATCCGGCCGAGTTCGACATTCCGGCGATGATGTACATGAAGACCTCCGGTGACCAGGTGGTCTACGGCGGGATCATCATGTCGCCTCTGCAGTACCCGGACGGCCGGTGGTATCTCAAGTGTTCCGGCCGCAGTCTGCTCGACAACCCACTCGACTCCGCTGAGGCGATCACCCGTTGGGTTCGCACCGGCGGCCGGCACGAGGACATCCGCGAGTCGCTCGACCTGCTGACCGAACTCCTTCCCGGAAAGGCCCTCGGTCCCGCGCACACCCGGCCCTGCATGGTGTGCGAGACCCCGACGGCGCTGCCCTACATCGATCGGGTCGACGAGCACACGATCGTGGCGATCGAGGGGGAGCGCGGCGCGATGGCTGCCGACGAAATCGGGAGGCTCGCTGCAGGACTCGCGATCGACGGAGTGTGGACCGACGGCATTCCGCACGCGGCCTTCCAGGCCCGCTGGGCGGAATCGGAGGTCTCACCTCCGCTGCGCTCGGTCGCGACCGCCTGA
- a CDS encoding TetR/AcrR family transcriptional regulator, translating to MNDKPERVRTGGRSEKVRVAVGEACLGFLAEGRLDFTTVEVAARAGVSRKTIYRWWPTHNDLLVEALSMHVRQVAPPDTGAWESDVRAFAEQIAEYAASPVEVASAALMASHRYPDFNELVLERYRPVLDAWQQMVQRAIDRGEANSDHTPEAVVNTLSAPLFMAPMMLGRRASAEEVEQVVGMVLSATRPS from the coding sequence TTGAACGACAAGCCCGAGCGGGTTCGGACGGGTGGCCGGAGCGAGAAAGTTCGCGTGGCCGTCGGCGAGGCGTGTCTGGGATTCCTCGCCGAGGGGCGCCTGGACTTCACCACCGTCGAGGTCGCCGCCCGCGCCGGCGTCAGCCGCAAGACGATCTACCGCTGGTGGCCGACGCACAACGACCTGCTCGTCGAGGCGCTGTCGATGCACGTCCGCCAGGTCGCCCCACCGGACACGGGCGCGTGGGAATCCGACGTCCGCGCCTTCGCCGAGCAGATCGCCGAATACGCCGCCAGCCCGGTCGAAGTCGCATCGGCCGCACTCATGGCGAGCCACCGCTACCCCGACTTCAACGAGCTCGTGCTCGAGCGGTACCGGCCCGTTCTCGACGCATGGCAACAGATGGTGCAGCGCGCGATCGACCGGGGCGAGGCCAACTCGGACCACACACCGGAGGCCGTGGTGAACACACTGTCCGCGCCTCTGTTCATGGCGCCGATGATGCTCGGTCGCCGAGCCTCCGCCGAGGAGGTGGAGCAGGTCGTCGGGATGGTGCTCTCTGCCACACGGCCGTCCTAG
- a CDS encoding DMT family transporter, translating into MAWIVLVISGVLEAVWATALGKSEGFTRLGPSIVFGVGIVLSMAGLAYAMRTLPIGTSYAVWVGIGAALTVSYAMITGTESASLVKILLILGIVGCVIGLKALH; encoded by the coding sequence ATGGCTTGGATCGTGCTCGTGATCTCCGGCGTCCTGGAAGCGGTGTGGGCCACCGCCCTCGGCAAGTCGGAAGGCTTCACTCGACTCGGACCGTCGATCGTGTTCGGCGTCGGCATCGTGCTCAGCATGGCCGGCCTCGCCTACGCGATGCGGACCCTTCCGATCGGCACGTCGTACGCGGTGTGGGTCGGCATCGGCGCGGCCCTGACCGTCAGCTACGCGATGATCACCGGCACCGAGAGCGCATCGCTCGTGAAGATCCTGCTGATCCTCGGCATCGTCGGCTGCGTGATCGGGCTGAAGGCCCTGCACTGA
- a CDS encoding ABC transporter — translation MNLVSAITFPVRAGLAIADSALEIAGTALATTRMALASPTVTGVSAATLANPRGPLQLVQQIAALASDERPLGQALRPGGPLDRLLAPGGVVDRLTSDGGTLERLFEPGGPLERVLAPGGPLDRVLAEDGPLDRILSEDGPLERLLAPGGLLDRLTAEDGPLERLTAEDGAVERLTKKDGIVDKALAEDGILETLLAEDGAFERLIAEGGPLDQIVALSETLTALAPNLQRMSASIDLLQETVGILSAAVGPLGDLAGRLPGRWLKGGRGGDLSLGPA, via the coding sequence ATGAATCTGGTGTCAGCGATCACGTTTCCGGTCCGGGCCGGGCTCGCCATCGCGGATTCGGCGCTCGAGATTGCCGGGACCGCGCTCGCGACGACGCGAATGGCGCTGGCCAGCCCGACGGTGACCGGCGTGAGCGCCGCGACCCTCGCCAACCCACGCGGACCGCTGCAACTGGTCCAGCAGATCGCGGCACTCGCGTCCGACGAACGCCCGCTCGGCCAGGCGCTGCGCCCCGGCGGACCGCTCGATCGGCTGCTGGCACCGGGCGGCGTCGTCGACCGTCTCACCTCCGACGGGGGCACCCTCGAGCGCCTGTTCGAGCCCGGCGGCCCTCTCGAACGGGTGCTCGCTCCGGGCGGCCCGCTGGATCGGGTGCTGGCCGAGGACGGGCCGCTGGACCGAATCCTGTCGGAGGACGGACCGCTGGAACGACTCCTCGCACCGGGCGGGCTGCTCGATCGCCTCACCGCCGAGGACGGGCCGCTCGAGCGACTCACTGCCGAAGACGGGGCCGTCGAGCGACTGACGAAGAAGGACGGGATCGTCGACAAGGCGCTCGCCGAGGACGGCATCCTCGAGACGCTTCTCGCGGAGGACGGCGCGTTCGAGCGGCTCATCGCGGAGGGCGGCCCGCTCGATCAGATCGTGGCCCTGTCCGAGACGCTGACGGCGCTGGCGCCGAACCTGCAACGGATGAGCGCGAGCATCGACCTGCTGCAGGAGACCGTCGGCATCCTCAGCGCGGCGGTGGGACCGCTCGGCGACCTGGCGGGGCGTCTCCCCGGACGCTGGCTCAAGGGCGGCCGTGGTGGCGATCTGTCCCTCGGCCCCGCCTGA
- a CDS encoding helix-turn-helix domain-containing protein, translated as MDDDMDRILDAVGPRLRALRQQRGVTLADLSTDTGISVSTLSRLESGQRKPNLELLLPLARAYGVPLDELVGAPPTGDPRIHMQPIRRGDRTIVPLTRRPGGIQAYKHVIPGGKGEREPDLRVHEGYEWLYVLNGRLRLVLGDRDLVLQPGEAAEFDTRVPHWFGAAGTEPVEFLGLFGRQGERAHIRARPAGDETGE; from the coding sequence ATGGACGACGACATGGATCGGATCCTCGACGCGGTCGGTCCGCGGCTACGGGCGCTGCGACAGCAGCGGGGCGTGACGCTGGCGGACCTGTCCACCGACACCGGGATCTCGGTGAGCACGCTCTCGCGGCTCGAATCGGGCCAGCGCAAGCCGAACCTGGAACTGCTGCTGCCGCTGGCCAGGGCGTACGGCGTGCCGCTCGACGAACTGGTCGGGGCTCCGCCGACAGGGGATCCGCGTATCCACATGCAGCCGATCCGGCGCGGCGACCGGACGATCGTGCCGCTGACGCGTCGGCCCGGCGGGATCCAGGCGTACAAACACGTGATTCCGGGTGGGAAGGGGGAGCGGGAGCCCGACCTGCGCGTGCACGAAGGCTACGAGTGGCTGTACGTGCTCAACGGACGCCTGCGATTGGTTCTCGGCGACCGCGATCTCGTGCTGCAACCGGGCGAGGCCGCCGAGTTCGACACCCGGGTTCCGCACTGGTTCGGTGCCGCCGGCACCGAACCAGTCGAGTTCCTCGGGCTCTTCGGCCGCCAGGGCGAGCGCGCGCACATCCGCGCGCGTCCGGCCGGGGACGAGACGGGGGAGTGA